In Bosea vestrisii, the following are encoded in one genomic region:
- the tssC gene encoding type VI secretion system contractile sheath large subunit, producing the protein MAEAQIQQPGAATGEVREVDDFSALLKQSFKPKTERAASEVENAVATLVNQALADQTLIKGDVLDTIEEMIARLDAKLSEQMNEVLHAPEFQKLESAWRGLNYLVFNSETDSQLKIKVMNVGKSELYRNLKTYPGARWDQSPLFKQIYEQEFGQLGGQPFGALVGDYHFSHVPADVQLLRDLSKVASAAHAPLFTGADPTLMGMDSWTELSNPRDLGKVFDTPDYAAWKGLRDAADSRYVGLCLPRVLARVPYGAKSEPVEEFAFEEDTDGHKGEKYAWMNAAYAMAVNINRAFKEYGWCTRIRGVQSGGEVLNLPTHTFPTDDGGVDLKCPTEIAISDRREAELAKSGLIPLIHRKNTDKAAFIGAQSLYKPKAFFGPDGVAATASDNLSSRLPYMFAVSRFAHYLKCMVRDKVGSYKEREPLRRWLQEWITEYVDGDPLNSSEETKARKPLSEARIDVFEDEENPGYYSAKFYLRPHFQLEGMDIGLSLVSRLPAPKA; encoded by the coding sequence ATGGCGGAAGCACAGATTCAACAACCCGGCGCGGCGACTGGCGAAGTCCGCGAGGTCGACGACTTCTCGGCGCTCCTGAAGCAGAGCTTCAAGCCGAAGACCGAACGGGCGGCGAGCGAGGTCGAGAACGCGGTTGCGACCCTGGTCAACCAGGCGCTCGCTGACCAGACGCTGATCAAGGGCGATGTCCTCGACACGATCGAAGAGATGATCGCCAGGCTCGATGCCAAGCTCAGCGAGCAGATGAACGAGGTGCTGCATGCACCAGAGTTCCAGAAGCTCGAGAGCGCTTGGCGCGGCCTCAACTACCTCGTCTTCAACTCCGAGACCGACTCGCAGCTGAAGATCAAGGTGATGAATGTCGGCAAGAGCGAGCTTTACCGCAATCTGAAGACCTATCCCGGCGCCCGCTGGGATCAGAGCCCGCTCTTCAAGCAGATCTACGAGCAGGAATTCGGTCAGCTCGGCGGCCAGCCCTTCGGTGCCTTGGTCGGCGACTACCACTTCAGCCACGTCCCAGCGGATGTACAGCTGCTGCGTGATCTGTCGAAGGTTGCCTCCGCCGCCCATGCCCCACTCTTCACCGGCGCCGATCCGACGCTGATGGGCATGGACTCCTGGACGGAGCTCTCTAATCCGCGTGATCTCGGCAAGGTCTTCGACACGCCGGATTATGCGGCCTGGAAAGGCCTGCGCGATGCAGCCGATTCCCGCTATGTCGGGCTGTGCCTGCCGCGGGTGCTCGCGCGGGTTCCCTATGGGGCGAAGTCGGAGCCGGTCGAGGAGTTCGCCTTCGAGGAGGACACCGACGGTCACAAGGGCGAGAAGTATGCTTGGATGAACGCCGCCTATGCGATGGCGGTCAACATCAACCGGGCCTTCAAGGAGTATGGCTGGTGCACCCGTATCCGCGGCGTCCAGTCGGGCGGCGAGGTGCTGAACCTGCCGACCCACACCTTCCCGACGGATGACGGTGGCGTCGACCTGAAGTGCCCGACCGAGATCGCGATCAGCGATCGCCGCGAGGCGGAACTGGCCAAATCCGGCCTGATCCCGCTGATCCATCGCAAGAACACGGACAAGGCCGCGTTCATCGGTGCGCAGTCGCTCTACAAGCCCAAGGCCTTCTTCGGGCCCGACGGCGTCGCGGCGACCGCCTCCGACAATCTGTCGTCGCGCCTGCCCTACATGTTCGCCGTGTCGCGCTTTGCGCATTATCTGAAGTGCATGGTGCGCGACAAGGTCGGCTCCTACAAGGAGCGCGAACCCCTGCGTCGCTGGCTGCAGGAGTGGATCACCGAGTATGTCGACGGCGATCCGCTGAACTCCAGCGAGGAGACGAAGGCGCGCAAGCCCCTGTCCGAAGCGCGCATCGACGTCTTCGAGGACGAGGAGAACCCCGGCTATTACTCGGCCAAGTTCTACCTCCGGCCGCATTTCCAGCTCGAGGGCATGGATATCGGTCTGAGTCTCGTCTCGCGCCTGCCGGCGCCGAAGGCCTGA
- a CDS encoding Hcp family type VI secretion system effector produces the protein MASDFLLEIDGVKGESQDSKHKETIEIESFSWGVSNSGTHAAGHGGGAGKASFQDLHCTANVSKASPVLMLKCATGDHIKKAVLFVRKQGKEQQEFYKVTLEDLLVSSYQSGDSTGGNPVPTDQFSLNFSKVKFEYKVQNKDGSLGATSTGTWNLKENKE, from the coding sequence ATGGCCAGCGACTTTCTCTTAGAGATCGACGGCGTCAAAGGCGAAAGCCAGGATTCCAAGCACAAGGAGACGATCGAGATCGAATCGTTCTCCTGGGGCGTCAGCAACTCCGGCACGCATGCGGCCGGACATGGCGGCGGCGCCGGCAAGGCGAGCTTCCAGGATCTGCACTGCACGGCCAATGTCAGCAAGGCTTCGCCCGTGCTGATGCTGAAATGCGCCACCGGCGACCACATCAAGAAGGCCGTGCTCTTCGTCCGCAAGCAGGGCAAGGAGCAGCAGGAGTTCTACAAGGTCACGCTCGAGGACCTGCTGGTGTCGAGCTATCAGTCCGGAGACAGCACCGGCGGCAACCCGGTTCCGACCGACCAGTTCTCGCTGAATTTCTCCAAGGTCAAGTTCGAGTACAAGGTCCAGAACAAGGACGGCTCGCTCGGCGCGACCTCGACCGGCACCTGGAACCTCAAGGAAAACAAGGAATAA
- a CDS encoding type VI secretion system baseplate subunit TssE, which yields MLDPKAKNRLRPPLMFAFREAHRSKDAKVHLDLRDAGGERVVAGRRAAPRAAITESKLRQEIAIDLEALVNTINFGSSVDLSQLEHVRRSVLNHGFPDVQNKSIDEYRIGSIKDELAQVLLAYEPRLLKRSIMVERDEGLDKAELKIRFIVRADLNCEPLNVPVQFVADVELDTGKIAIKNR from the coding sequence ATGCTCGATCCCAAGGCGAAGAACCGGCTGCGGCCCCCGCTGATGTTCGCCTTCCGCGAGGCGCATCGCAGCAAGGACGCGAAGGTCCATCTCGATCTGCGCGACGCAGGTGGCGAGCGGGTCGTCGCTGGTCGCCGCGCGGCGCCGCGGGCCGCGATCACTGAGAGCAAGCTGCGCCAGGAGATCGCCATCGACCTCGAGGCCCTGGTCAACACGATCAACTTCGGCTCTTCGGTCGATCTTTCGCAGCTCGAGCACGTCCGCCGCTCGGTGCTCAACCACGGTTTTCCGGATGTCCAGAACAAGTCGATCGACGAATACCGGATCGGCTCCATCAAGGACGAGCTGGCGCAGGTCCTGCTTGCTTATGAGCCCCGCCTGCTCAAGCGGTCGATCATGGTCGAGCGCGACGAGGGTCTCGACAAGGCGGAGCTGAAGATCCGCTTCATCGTGCGCGCCGATCTGAACTGCGAGCCGCTCAACGTTCCGGTACAGTTCGTCGCCGACGTCGAGCTCGACACCGGCAAGATCGCGATCAAGAACCGATAG
- the tssF gene encoding type VI secretion system baseplate subunit TssF: MNQEFLDFYNRELRLFTEHTKEFAEEYPGIAERLGGLVGERMDPMVGGLLEGAAFLAARVQLKLKHEFPEFTNNLLEQLIPNYLAPTPSALLAGIAPIYGDPALRDGVEVPRGSYLDATYVERDRRVACRYRLGSAVTLWPFDVASAEYIAAPGPLQALGLPVDGQVLSGLRLSLTHRIAADPAEEPSPDEAKKLPASWFAGCKTRELTVHLLGTEADAIALYEQIFGDRLGVYFRYLDEFGDPVVLSAAECGVEQIGFDEDDALLPADTRIFRGFDLLREQFWFPRKFLGFRLTGLDKVMSRLKAKTIDVIFVFDEVNTRLPAAVQRQMFALYAAPAVNLFEKTTDRMPVRKNEHEYHVVPDRSRMLDYEPHSILEVYAHYTGGRDKQPVHPLYSSPEGASPTQGLLYTHRRLPRRRSTGERREGRASDYTGTEIFISLYEPATVSDAASVAELSVRALCSNRHLTEHLPTGTGGADFRLIDNVVLDVACLAGPTPPREPIVSQLRLRSEMASTGVVAWRLINLLSLNHLGLVQRGAGENAEALREMLSLFADLADSATERRIRGIKSVDSRPVIRRFPQRAGTGAARGLEITVLLDEKAFEGSGVFLLGAVLDRFFAEYAAMNHFTQTVIRTVERGEVMRGPPRAGTRRIL, translated from the coding sequence ATGAACCAGGAATTCCTCGACTTCTACAATCGCGAACTCCGGCTCTTCACCGAGCATACGAAGGAATTTGCCGAGGAGTATCCGGGGATCGCGGAACGGCTCGGCGGGCTGGTCGGCGAGCGCATGGATCCGATGGTCGGCGGCCTGCTCGAAGGCGCTGCCTTCCTCGCCGCGCGGGTCCAGCTCAAGCTCAAGCACGAGTTCCCGGAGTTCACCAACAATCTCCTGGAACAGCTCATCCCGAACTACCTGGCGCCGACGCCGTCGGCGCTTCTTGCCGGAATTGCGCCGATCTACGGCGACCCGGCCCTGCGCGATGGCGTCGAGGTGCCTCGTGGCTCCTATCTCGACGCAACTTACGTCGAGCGCGACCGGCGGGTCGCCTGCCGCTATCGGCTGGGCTCGGCGGTGACGCTGTGGCCGTTCGACGTGGCCTCGGCGGAGTACATCGCTGCGCCGGGACCGCTGCAGGCACTGGGCCTGCCAGTCGATGGACAAGTGCTCTCCGGCCTGCGTCTGTCGCTGACGCACCGTATCGCCGCCGATCCAGCGGAAGAGCCGTCGCCGGACGAGGCCAAGAAACTGCCGGCGAGCTGGTTCGCTGGTTGCAAGACCCGCGAGCTCACAGTGCATCTGCTCGGCACCGAGGCGGATGCGATCGCCCTCTACGAGCAGATCTTTGGTGACCGCCTCGGTGTCTATTTCCGTTATCTCGACGAGTTCGGCGATCCCGTCGTGCTGTCGGCGGCGGAGTGCGGCGTCGAACAGATCGGCTTCGACGAGGACGACGCGCTGCTGCCGGCCGATACGCGAATCTTCCGCGGGTTCGACCTGTTGCGCGAACAGTTCTGGTTTCCGCGCAAGTTCCTCGGCTTCAGGCTGACCGGCCTCGACAAGGTGATGTCACGCCTCAAGGCCAAGACGATCGACGTGATCTTCGTCTTCGACGAGGTCAATACGCGCCTGCCGGCCGCAGTGCAGCGCCAGATGTTCGCCCTCTATGCCGCGCCGGCGGTGAACTTGTTCGAGAAGACCACCGATCGCATGCCGGTGCGCAAGAACGAGCACGAATATCATGTCGTGCCCGATCGCAGCCGCATGCTCGATTACGAGCCGCATTCGATCCTCGAGGTCTATGCGCATTACACCGGCGGGCGCGACAAGCAGCCGGTTCACCCGCTCTATTCCTCACCCGAGGGCGCCTCGCCGACGCAGGGCCTGCTCTATACGCACCGGCGCCTGCCGCGCCGCCGCTCGACCGGCGAACGGCGCGAGGGCAGGGCGTCCGACTATACCGGCACCGAGATATTTATCTCGCTCTACGAGCCGGCGACAGTCTCCGATGCTGCCTCCGTCGCCGAGCTCAGCGTTCGGGCGCTCTGCTCCAACCGCCACCTCACCGAGCATCTTCCGACCGGCACCGGTGGCGCCGATTTCCGCTTGATCGACAATGTCGTGCTCGACGTGGCCTGCCTCGCCGGCCCGACGCCGCCGCGCGAGCCGATCGTCTCGCAGCTCAGGCTGCGTTCCGAGATGGCGAGCACCGGCGTGGTGGCCTGGCGGCTGATCAACCTGCTCAGCCTCAACCATCTCGGCCTCGTCCAGCGTGGCGCCGGCGAGAATGCCGAGGCGTTGCGCGAGATGCTCTCGCTCTTCGCCGACCTTGCCGACAGCGCCACCGAGCGCCGTATCCGCGGCATCAAAAGCGTCGACAGCCGCCCCGTGATCAGGCGCTTCCCGCAGCGCGCCGGGACAGGTGCCGCGCGTGGGCTCGAGATCACCGTCCTGCTCGACGAGAAGGCCTTCGAGGGCAGCGGCGTCTTCCTGCTCGGCGCCGTGCTCGATCGCTTCTTCGCGGAATACGCGGCGATGAACCACTTCACCCAGACCGTGATCCGCACGGTCGAGCGCGGCGAGGTGATGCGCGGTCCGCCGCGTGCCGGCACGAGGCGCATCCTGTGA
- the tssG gene encoding type VI secretion system baseplate subunit TssG produces MNKTAPSLPEPAALDVLRVEPPFVEGLQAEPWRHDFYAVLRRIERSFPERERIGDVAARRDEYIALGEQPYMDFPASTFAEVDRDLQGRLRLFVKFLGLLGPQGALPLATTEESYHWQLVRDDAFPRFLDIFNNRFLQLFYRAWADSRPIAQHDRPDRDRFVAYVGSMVGLGSKPYQNRDSVPDPEKLAHAGLAGAQAKSASRLRSLLAGLFDIEVEVEQFVGMRLVFDPEDRTKLGRGQCSLGSNVLLGASVYSVEDKFRVKLVARDLDQFNRFLPNGDRCEPLADAVFFYLGEQFEWDVELALPVGKVRPMQLGRFGALGWSSWVSPNWDVPDGSLRRDARFHPAERMRLKRSQQIQNRR; encoded by the coding sequence GTGAACAAGACCGCGCCATCCCTGCCGGAGCCGGCTGCGCTCGATGTGCTGCGTGTCGAGCCGCCTTTCGTCGAGGGGTTGCAGGCGGAGCCCTGGCGCCATGATTTTTATGCGGTGCTGCGCCGGATCGAGCGCAGCTTCCCGGAGCGCGAGCGTATCGGGGACGTCGCGGCGCGGCGCGACGAATACATCGCGCTCGGCGAGCAGCCGTATATGGATTTCCCGGCCTCGACCTTCGCCGAGGTAGATCGCGATCTACAGGGGCGGCTGCGGCTCTTCGTCAAATTCCTCGGCCTGCTCGGCCCCCAGGGCGCGTTGCCTTTGGCGACGACCGAGGAAAGCTATCACTGGCAACTGGTCCGCGACGACGCCTTCCCGCGCTTCCTCGACATCTTCAACAACCGGTTCCTGCAGCTCTTCTACCGGGCCTGGGCCGATTCCCGGCCGATCGCGCAGCATGACCGGCCCGACAGGGATCGTTTCGTCGCCTATGTCGGCAGCATGGTCGGCTTGGGTTCGAAGCCCTATCAGAACCGCGACAGCGTCCCCGACCCGGAGAAGCTGGCCCATGCCGGGCTCGCCGGTGCGCAGGCCAAGTCAGCCTCGCGCCTGCGCAGCCTGCTCGCCGGCCTCTTTGATATCGAGGTCGAGGTCGAGCAGTTTGTCGGCATGCGGCTGGTCTTCGATCCGGAGGACAGGACCAAGCTCGGCCGCGGACAGTGCAGCCTCGGCAGCAATGTCCTGCTCGGCGCCAGCGTCTACAGCGTCGAGGACAAATTCCGGGTCAAGCTCGTCGCGCGCGATCTCGATCAGTTCAACCGCTTCCTGCCGAATGGCGATCGTTGCGAGCCTTTGGCCGATGCGGTGTTCTTCTATCTCGGCGAACAGTTCGAATGGGATGTCGAGCTCGCTTTGCCGGTCGGCAAGGTCAGGCCGATGCAGCTCGGCCGCTTCGGCGCGCTCGGCTGGTCGAGCTGGGTCTCGCCGAACTGGGACGTACCGGACGGCAGTCTGCGCCGCGATGCCCGCTTCCATCCCGCCGAACGCATGCGGCTGAAGCGCAGCCAGCAGATACAGAACCGACGATAA
- the tssH gene encoding type VI secretion system ATPase TssH — MADISLEAVTGKLNRVGYEAFIQALRQAKGAGNRNVELAHWLAQILQRRSTDIGLTAQHYGLDMARLATDIGGVIEGFRKNETEMPGVANNVVDVLDRGWHYATLFFGETQIRTGHVLVAALKSLELKRALTAISKEFGKIPVEELAAGHTKIWKDSEEENLRPMDGSGLRAAGTPGAEQAEGAKGTTALDRFSQDLTEKARAGTMDPILGRDDEIRQVIDVLMRRRQNNPILTGEAGVGKTAIAEGFAQRIVAGDVPPPLRGVKVCTLDIGLMQAGASMKGEFEQRLRSVIDEVQSSPTPVILFIDEAHTLIGAGGAAGTGDAANLLKPALARGTLRTIAATTWSEYRQYFEKDPALTRRFQPVQVDEPDVARCCTMLRGLIGPMEKHHKVRISDAAIVAAVQLSSRYIPARQLPDKAVSLLDTACARVAISQTATPAAIEDARVAISALEKEKVALIADKDLGDATDERLGKIDEESAELQAKLESLEADWASELALVEEITLLRGRLGEKPAGEAPAADGEAPAETAPAEAPVDPEATRASLKDKFTTLGAIDPANRMIYAHVDEQSVASVVSDWTGIPVGRMVKDEIETVLNLAATLNKRVVGQGHGIGMIAKRIETNRAKLDNPNKPIGVFMLCGPSGVGKTETALALAESLYGGEQNVITINMSEFQEAHTVSTLKGAPPGYVGYGEGGRLTEAVRRKPYSVVLLDEVEKAHPDVHELFFQVFDKGQMEDGTGRRIDFKNTLIILTSNVGTDEIMRMAGDESSRPDVEQLAVALRPALLKVFPPALIGRLVTIPYYPLSGEMLGGIVRLQLGRIGKRLRDNHNAAFIYDDAVVEHIVAQCNDPDSGGRMIDNIITNSMLPALSRSILNLQLEKKPLTEAKVTVEDGAFHYACN, encoded by the coding sequence ATGGCCGATATCAGTCTTGAAGCCGTCACCGGCAAACTCAACCGCGTCGGCTATGAGGCCTTCATCCAGGCGCTGCGCCAGGCCAAGGGCGCCGGCAACCGCAATGTCGAGCTGGCTCACTGGCTTGCCCAGATCCTGCAGCGACGCTCCACCGATATCGGGCTGACCGCCCAGCATTACGGCCTCGACATGGCCCGGCTTGCCACCGATATCGGCGGGGTCATCGAGGGCTTCCGCAAGAACGAAACCGAGATGCCCGGCGTCGCCAACAACGTCGTCGATGTGCTCGACCGCGGCTGGCACTACGCCACGCTGTTCTTCGGCGAGACCCAGATCAGGACTGGTCATGTTCTGGTCGCGGCGCTGAAATCGCTCGAGCTCAAGCGGGCACTGACCGCGATCTCGAAGGAGTTCGGCAAGATCCCGGTCGAGGAGCTCGCGGCCGGCCACACCAAGATCTGGAAGGACTCCGAAGAGGAGAACCTGCGGCCGATGGACGGCTCGGGCCTGCGTGCCGCAGGCACGCCCGGCGCCGAGCAGGCTGAGGGCGCCAAGGGCACGACGGCGCTCGACCGCTTCTCGCAGGACCTGACCGAGAAGGCGCGCGCGGGCACGATGGACCCGATCCTCGGCCGCGACGACGAGATCCGCCAGGTCATCGACGTGCTGATGCGCCGGCGCCAGAACAACCCGATCCTCACTGGTGAGGCCGGCGTCGGCAAGACAGCGATCGCCGAGGGCTTCGCCCAGCGCATCGTCGCCGGCGACGTGCCGCCGCCTTTGCGCGGGGTCAAGGTCTGCACCCTCGACATCGGCTTGATGCAGGCCGGCGCCTCGATGAAGGGCGAGTTCGAGCAGCGCTTGCGCTCGGTGATCGACGAGGTCCAGTCCTCCCCGACGCCGGTGATCCTGTTCATCGATGAGGCCCATACGCTGATCGGCGCCGGCGGCGCTGCCGGCACGGGCGATGCCGCCAACCTGCTCAAGCCGGCGCTGGCCCGCGGCACGCTGCGGACGATCGCGGCGACGACCTGGTCGGAGTACCGCCAGTATTTCGAGAAGGACCCGGCCCTGACCCGGCGTTTCCAGCCGGTGCAGGTCGACGAGCCCGATGTTGCGCGCTGCTGCACCATGCTGCGCGGCCTGATCGGGCCGATGGAGAAGCACCACAAGGTGCGCATCTCCGACGCCGCCATCGTCGCCGCCGTTCAGCTCTCCTCGCGCTACATTCCGGCCCGTCAGCTTCCCGACAAGGCGGTGAGCCTGCTCGATACCGCCTGCGCCCGCGTCGCGATCAGCCAAACCGCGACGCCGGCTGCGATCGAGGATGCCCGCGTCGCGATTTCGGCGTTGGAGAAGGAGAAGGTGGCGCTGATTGCCGACAAGGATCTCGGCGACGCCACCGATGAGCGCCTCGGCAAGATCGACGAGGAGAGCGCCGAGCTCCAGGCGAAGCTCGAGTCGCTGGAAGCGGATTGGGCTTCCGAGCTCGCGCTCGTCGAGGAGATCACGCTGCTGCGCGGCAGGCTCGGCGAGAAGCCGGCGGGCGAAGCGCCCGCAGCCGATGGTGAAGCGCCGGCCGAGACCGCTCCGGCTGAAGCGCCAGTCGATCCGGAAGCGACGCGCGCCAGTTTGAAGGACAAATTCACCACGCTTGGCGCGATCGATCCGGCCAACCGGATGATCTACGCCCATGTCGACGAGCAATCGGTTGCTTCAGTCGTCTCCGACTGGACCGGGATTCCGGTCGGCCGCATGGTCAAGGACGAGATCGAGACCGTGCTCAACCTCGCCGCGACGTTGAACAAGCGCGTCGTCGGGCAGGGACATGGCATCGGCATGATCGCCAAGCGGATCGAGACCAACCGCGCCAAGCTCGACAATCCGAACAAGCCGATCGGCGTGTTCATGCTCTGCGGTCCGTCCGGCGTCGGCAAGACCGAGACGGCGCTGGCGCTGGCGGAATCGCTCTATGGCGGCGAGCAGAACGTCATCACCATCAATATGAGCGAGTTCCAGGAGGCGCACACCGTCTCGACGCTGAAGGGCGCGCCTCCCGGCTATGTTGGCTATGGCGAGGGTGGCAGGCTGACCGAGGCGGTGCGCCGCAAGCCCTATTCGGTCGTGCTGCTCGACGAGGTCGAGAAGGCCCACCCCGACGTGCACGAGCTGTTCTTCCAGGTCTTCGACAAGGGCCAGATGGAGGACGGCACCGGCCGACGCATCGACTTCAAGAACACGCTGATCATCCTGACCTCGAATGTCGGCACTGACGAGATCATGCGCATGGCCGGCGACGAAAGCAGCCGTCCCGACGTCGAGCAACTGGCGGTCGCGCTCAGGCCGGCGCTGCTCAAGGTCTTCCCGCCGGCGCTGATCGGCCGCCTCGTCACGATCCCCTATTATCCGCTCTCCGGCGAGATGCTGGGCGGCATCGTGCGCCTCCAGCTCGGCCGCATCGGCAAGCGCCTGCGCGACAACCACAACGCCGCCTTCATCTATGACGACGCCGTGGTCGAGCACATCGTCGCCCAGTGCAACGACCCGGATTCGGGCGGGCGCATGATCGACAACATCATCACCAATTCGATGCTGCCGGCGCTCTCGCGCAGCATCCTCAACCTGCAACTGGAGAAGAAGCCGCTGACCGAGGCGAAGGTCACGGTCGAGGACGGCGCCTTCCATTACGCCTGCAACTGA
- a CDS encoding M23 family metallopeptidase, which translates to MELDHGNGLTTRYGHLSAFDVKEGQLVAAGQVIGRVGSTGRSTGPHLHYETRLSDEARNPLKFIQLGDKLAVGPSGLR; encoded by the coding sequence ATCGAGCTCGACCATGGCAATGGCCTCACCACGCGTTACGGCCACCTCTCGGCTTTCGACGTCAAGGAAGGACAGCTCGTTGCGGCAGGACAGGTCATCGGCCGCGTCGGCTCGACGGGCCGCTCGACCGGCCCGCATCTGCACTATGAGACAAGGCTGTCGGACGAGGCGCGCAATCCGCTGAAGTTCATCCAGCTCGGTGACAAGCTCGCGGTCGGGCCGAGCGGCCTGCGCTGA
- a CDS encoding nuclear transport factor 2 family protein, translating to MPDRARVDAFIAAVVSGDHVGAIRDFYTDDATMQENANEPRRGREALMAHEARALARLNEMHTHPPVAVLVDGDHVVVRWIFDATDKTGVTRRLEELAFQRWQGDRIVEERFFYDTGSAWQVVA from the coding sequence ATGCCTGACCGCGCCAGAGTGGATGCCTTCATCGCCGCTGTCGTCAGCGGCGATCATGTCGGCGCAATCCGCGATTTCTACACCGATGATGCGACGATGCAGGAGAACGCCAACGAACCGCGCCGCGGCCGCGAGGCGTTGATGGCGCATGAGGCGCGCGCCTTGGCGAGACTGAACGAGATGCACACGCACCCGCCCGTCGCGGTGCTCGTCGACGGCGATCATGTCGTCGTCCGCTGGATCTTTGATGCAACCGACAAGACCGGCGTCACGCGCCGCCTTGAGGAACTCGCCTTCCAGCGCTGGCAGGGCGACCGCATCGTCGAAGAGCGCTTCTTCTACGACACCGGAAGCGCTTGGCAGGTCGTTGCGTAG
- a CDS encoding phosphoadenylyl-sulfate reductase: MFELQEQAGNLNAAFGTADAAERLAGLVRQVAGRLVFTTSFGLEDQVVTHLIATQALPIEIVTLDTGRLFGEVHALWAETEERYGIAIKPFYPRHDAVEAFVLGHGINGFYNSIEARKACCNVRKVEPLGRALAGAAAWITGLRADQSAARGGVALAEFDRERDLVKVNPLLDWSRDEALAFARKNDVPLNPLHEQGFLSIGCQPCTRAIAPGEPERAGRWWWEDEAAKECGLHVGPDGRLVRSKPAAEVVA; this comes from the coding sequence ATGTTCGAGTTGCAGGAACAGGCCGGAAACCTCAATGCTGCGTTCGGAACGGCGGATGCCGCCGAACGCCTTGCGGGACTGGTGCGGCAGGTTGCAGGGCGCCTCGTCTTCACCACCAGCTTCGGCCTCGAGGACCAGGTCGTCACCCATCTGATCGCGACGCAGGCGTTGCCGATCGAGATCGTCACGCTCGACACCGGCCGGCTCTTCGGCGAGGTCCATGCGCTCTGGGCGGAGACCGAAGAGCGCTACGGTATTGCGATCAAGCCATTCTATCCGCGGCATGATGCTGTCGAGGCTTTCGTCCTCGGCCACGGCATCAACGGCTTCTACAATTCGATCGAGGCCCGCAAGGCCTGCTGCAACGTCCGCAAGGTCGAGCCACTCGGCCGCGCGCTCGCCGGCGCTGCCGCCTGGATCACTGGACTTCGGGCCGACCAATCGGCCGCGCGCGGCGGTGTCGCGCTCGCCGAATTCGACCGCGAGCGCGATCTGGTCAAGGTCAATCCGCTGCTCGACTGGTCGCGCGACGAGGCCCTGGCCTTCGCCCGCAAGAACGACGTCCCGCTGAACCCGTTGCACGAGCAGGGTTTTCTCTCGATCGGTTGCCAGCCCTGCACCCGCGCCATCGCGCCGGGCGAGCCGGAGCGGGCCGGGCGCTGGTGGTGGGAAGACGAGGCCGCCAAGGAATGCGGCCTGCATGTCGGTCCGGATGGCCGGCTGGTGCGGTCCAAGCCGGCCGCGGAGGTTGTGGCGTGA
- the cysD gene encoding sulfate adenylyltransferase subunit CysD, whose translation MIQLSHLQKLEAEAIFIIREVVATCEKPVLLYSIGKDSAVLLHLVMKAFYPGKPPFPLLHVDTTWKFRDMIAFRDQTASRLGLDLIVHINEEGVRAGVNPFASGSRLHTDVMKTQGLKQALDKHGFDAAFGGARRDEEKSRAKERVFSLRSEQHRWDPKNQRPEPWRLFNTRKAPGESFRVFPLSNWTEKDVWDYIALENIPVVPLYFAAPRPVVRRNGAWIMRDDERMELLPGEVVETKQVRFRTLGCYPLTGAVESEAANLTDIITEMRTSRSSEREGRVIDHDGSGSMEQKKQEGYF comes from the coding sequence GTGATCCAGCTCAGTCATCTGCAGAAGCTCGAAGCCGAGGCGATCTTCATCATCCGCGAGGTCGTCGCGACCTGCGAGAAGCCGGTGCTGCTCTATTCGATCGGCAAGGACTCCGCCGTCCTGCTGCATCTCGTCATGAAGGCCTTCTATCCCGGCAAGCCACCTTTCCCGCTGCTCCATGTCGATACGACCTGGAAGTTCAGGGATATGATCGCTTTCCGCGACCAGACCGCCAGCCGGCTCGGGCTCGACCTGATCGTGCACATCAACGAGGAGGGCGTGCGCGCCGGCGTGAACCCGTTCGCCTCCGGCTCGCGCCTGCATACCGACGTGATGAAGACGCAAGGGCTGAAGCAGGCTCTCGACAAGCATGGCTTTGATGCGGCCTTCGGCGGCGCGCGTCGCGACGAGGAGAAGAGCCGGGCCAAGGAACGGGTGTTCTCGCTGCGCTCCGAGCAGCATCGCTGGGACCCCAAGAACCAGCGGCCGGAGCCCTGGCGGCTGTTCAACACGCGCAAGGCGCCGGGTGAGAGCTTCCGCGTCTTCCCGCTCTCCAATTGGACCGAGAAGGACGTCTGGGACTACATCGCGCTCGAGAACATCCCCGTCGTGCCGCTCTATTTCGCCGCGCCGCGCCCGGTCGTGCGTCGCAACGGCGCCTGGATTATGCGTGACGACGAGCGCATGGAGCTCCTGCCCGGCGAGGTGGTTGAGACGAAGCAGGTCCGCTTCCGTACGCTCGGCTGCTACCCGCTGACCGGCGCGGTCGAGAGCGAGGCGGCGAACCTCACCGACATCATCACTGAGATGCGCACGTCGCGTTCTTCGGAACGCGAGGGGCGCGTCATCGACCATGACGGCTCCGGCTCGATGGAACAGAAGAAGCAGGAAGGCTATTTCTGA